Within Blastocatellia bacterium, the genomic segment CCGTGGGTGAAGTGGTCCATACGAAACAACATCAACATGCAGCAGTCCGCGATACTGTTCGCGATCAACTACGTCGCCAGTCAAAAAAACCGCTTCCTGAATAACTTCTACATCAAGAGCAAACGTTCAATCGCGAAGGCCGCGAATGAAGGCCCGGCGGCTTACGTCATACCGGGCGACACGCCGCGCCCCGTCGAAGCGGCGGACATGGTGAACCTGCTTCGGTTGATGGGGGTCGAGGTCCAAACGGCGACTAAAGAATTCTCCGTCGGCTCGCAGAAGTACCCGGCAGGCTCGTACATCGTCCGCATGGATCAGCCTTACTCGCGCATGGCTGATATGCTGATGGACACGCAGTATTACAACGTGAACGACCCCCGCCCGTACGACGACACGGGCTGGACTCTGGGCGCGCTCCGAAACGTGAAGACTGTTCGCGTGACCGACAAGGGCGTGCTCGAAGCGGGGATGGTGCTGCTTACGAGCGACGCGAAAGTGACGGGCCGCGTCACGGGATCGGCTCCCGCAGCCGCATTCATCATCAATCACAACACGGACAACACGCTCGCGACGCTTCGCTTCAAGCTCAAAGACATCAAAGTGCTCGCCGCCGAAGACCCGTTCAAAGTCGGCGATCAACCCTTCAACGCAGGCTCGTTCATCATCAAAACCGAAGGCGTCTCTGCCGACGCGCGGCAGAAACTCGAATCGGCGGTCGCGGAGCTTGGGCTGACGGCGGTCGCGGTTGACAAGCTGCCCGAAGTGAAGACGCATGAAACGGCGGTCCCGCGCATAGCCATAGTTCACACGTGGACCAACACCCAAAACGAAGGCTGGTTCCGCATCGAGTTTGACCGCTTGCAGATTCCTTACTCGTATATTTCGGACCACACCATACGAGACACGACTGACCTGAAGTCGCGTTACGACGTGATCATCTTCCCGCCCGTGGGCGGCACGGCTCAAACGATAGTCAACGGCACGCCTAAGCGCGGCGACCCCATCCCGTGGCAGCAATCCGACATAACGCCGAACTTCGGATTGACGCCGGATCAAACGGCTGACATACGCGGCGGGATGGAGCTGCGCGGCGTGATGAACTTGCAAAAGTTCATCGAAGACGGCGGGCTGTTCATCACCATCACGAATATTTCGCAGATACCGATTGATTACGGCATCACTACGGGCGTGACGATTGAGCAGTCCAGGCAACTGCAAGCGCGCGGCTCTATTTACAACGCGACCTTTGCCGACCGCAAAAGCCCCATCGCTTATGGCTACGGCGACTCATTGGCCGTCTACTTCAACCAAGCGCCGTTGTTTAACGTGAGCGCGATACCGGGCTTCGGCGGAGGCGGAGGAGGCGGTTTCGGTGGTGGAGGCGGGGCCGCGCCGGGCCAGCGCCCGTCCGGTCGCGGCACTTTGAGCGACCCTGACATCGTTCAATCAATGCCGCAGGCGGGCCAGCGCCCGCAACAGCAAACGAGGCCCGGCGAAGAGGGAATCCCCGAAGAGGTTCGCCAGTTCGCCGGAGCGATGATCCCGCCGCTTAACATGAGGCCGCGCGTTGTCTTGCGGTTCAATTCGAGCGAAAAAGATTTGCTCGTGAGCGGAATGCTCGCCGGCGGGTCGGAGCTTGCGGGCAAGCCCGCCGTAGTTGACATACCCGTAGGCCGTGGCCATGTCGTGATGTTTGCTACCAATCCGATGTGGCGGCATCAAACGCAGGGCAGCTTCTTTTTGCTGTTCAACGCGGCGTTGAATTACAACAACCTCGGCGCGGGTCGCCCCGAACAGCCCGCCCGCCCGCAACAAGCCGCTACGGGCGAAAATTAGGAGTTAATCGCTTCGCGATAATGAACGAAAGGGCGAGGTCAATTCGGTCTCGCCCTTTGATATTGCAGTTGACTATTGGGCAGCCTATTTTCTGAAGTCGGGGCTGTAGGCTTGCTCTCAAACCGGCCCTAGTTGAAAGAATTAAATTCTCTTCTCGGTCAATACTTCTTTTGCTAAGATACGCCTGTATCTCTCACCTCACCTGAAATCTCTTGCCCCCCTCGAATAACTCGCCCGTTTGTATTAAGCCGCCGAGGAGTCAATCGAATGCGCCGGGGATTCATACACTGCTTCGTCCTTTTATCTCTGCTGTGCGTGCTGTCGCGACCGGCCCGCGCACAGGCGGACCTCGTCATCTATAGCGATTCGCTCGGCGCTGGCTGGCAAGACTGGTCCTGGTGCGCGCGCGATTTCAACTCGACCGACTACGTTCATAGCGGCGCGAAGAGCGTCAAGGTTACTTACACCGCCGGGTGGCAGGGCTTTTACCTGCGCCACGCGAATTTAGACGACTCCGCCTATACCGATCTCGTCTTCTGGATCAACGGAGGCACGGCTAATAATCGTAACGTCACGGTCGCGGCGCAGGTCAACGACACGTCGCAACCGAGCGTGCCGCTCAACACGTACGTAGCGGGCGGGTCGGTCGCCGCCAACGCATGGCGCAAAGTCACCATTCCGCTCTCGGCGCTTCACGCCGCGAACAATCCGAATTTCAACGGCTTCTGGCTTCAGGACGGGAGCGGCGGCGCGCAGGCGGCTTTCTACGTTGACGACATCAGTCTTACCGCAGCGCCTCCGCCCGCTCAAATCTCGGTGAACGTTGACGCGAATAATGTCAAACGCGCAGTTGACGCTCGACTGTTCGGCGTTGCGGGTGCCGTGTGGGACGCGGCGTTCAACACCCCCGCGACGATCTCGCTTTTGAGCGCGAACAACACGAAAGTGTCTCGATTTCCCGGCGGCTCGCTATCGAATAGCTACCACTGGCAAATCAACATGACTGACGGCAACCCCTTTCAATGGGCGACCAACTTCGACGCTTTCGCAAACGTAGTCCGCGCCACGGGCGCGCAGGCGTTCGTCACGACGAACTATGGCAGCGGCACCGCTCAGGAAGCGGCTGACTGGGTGCGTTACTCGAACGTAACGAAACTCTATGGGTTCAAGTACTGGGAAGTCGGTAATGAAAATTATGGA encodes:
- a CDS encoding M14 family zinc carboxypeptidase — encoded protein: MNRGRLFAPRPEVAVALACALLFGVAAARGLAAQKKEKARAGSASRVNEEYTAKIKEFTTEKYFLTELVDHLPASDKVPSPDKVLGYVVGTPNKLTYTKDMYRYYRELEKATPRVRTFTASERSEAGKEQMLVVVSDESNLARLDRYKEVTAKLADPRRINDAEAQALIAEGKVFYWASGSIHSPETGSCEMLMELAYRLAVEDSPFIEAIRKNVIVMITPALEVDGRDNAVDQYNYRKANPNKQAPPLLYWGKYVAHDNNRDGLGMALALTRNQMKTFLEYHPTILHDLHESVPFLYTSTGTGPYNAWLDPLVIDEWHVLAYHEIEEMTKRGVPGVWTHGFYDGWAPNYMFYVANGHNAIGRFYETYGGTGADTSTRNVGAQSQRDWFRPNPPLPWVKWSIRNNINMQQSAILFAINYVASQKNRFLNNFYIKSKRSIAKAANEGPAAYVIPGDTPRPVEAADMVNLLRLMGVEVQTATKEFSVGSQKYPAGSYIVRMDQPYSRMADMLMDTQYYNVNDPRPYDDTGWTLGALRNVKTVRVTDKGVLEAGMVLLTSDAKVTGRVTGSAPAAAFIINHNTDNTLATLRFKLKDIKVLAAEDPFKVGDQPFNAGSFIIKTEGVSADARQKLESAVAELGLTAVAVDKLPEVKTHETAVPRIAIVHTWTNTQNEGWFRIEFDRLQIPYSYISDHTIRDTTDLKSRYDVIIFPPVGGTAQTIVNGTPKRGDPIPWQQSDITPNFGLTPDQTADIRGGMELRGVMNLQKFIEDGGLFITITNISQIPIDYGITTGVTIEQSRQLQARGSIYNATFADRKSPIAYGYGDSLAVYFNQAPLFNVSAIPGFGGGGGGGFGGGGGAAPGQRPSGRGTLSDPDIVQSMPQAGQRPQQQTRPGEEGIPEEVRQFAGAMIPPLNMRPRVVLRFNSSEKDLLVSGMLAGGSELAGKPAVVDIPVGRGHVVMFATNPMWRHQTQGSFFLLFNAALNYNNLGAGRPEQPARPQQAATGEN